A segment of the Lycium ferocissimum isolate CSIRO_LF1 chromosome 5, AGI_CSIRO_Lferr_CH_V1, whole genome shotgun sequence genome:
CATACACATTtgcttaattttgttttgtccCTTGTTGGTTCAgtcccaacaacaacaacgacaacgtACCCAAAGGAAATCCCACaaaagtggggtttggggagggtagagtgtatgcagaccttaacCCTACCTTGGGTAaggaggctgtttccggtagaccctcaGCATAAGAAACAAGCAATTCAAAGTAGGATGAAACAGAAATAACGAATACACCATGAAAACAAAGTAATACAACCGTCAAAGGACAAGAAACAACAAATAGTAACAGTAACAGAAATCGAAGGGCAAGAAACTACAAGAGTAATACTACAACCACTAGTATGGAAGGCTAAGTGGGACAATACTCAACTACCTACTACCTTTTTACTCTAATCTGTGTCCTCCAAAACCTCCTATCTACGGTcgtgtcctcggtaagctgggATTGTGCCATGTCctatctaatcacctctcctcAATACTTCTTCGGTCTActtctacctcttctgaaacagtccatagccaacctctcacacctcctcactggGGCATCCGGgcatctcctcttcacatgtccaaaccacCTCAGTCTCGCTtctcgcatcttgtcctccactgaTGCCACCACTACCGTGTCCCGAATATCGTCATTTTTAGtcctatctctcctagtatgcTTACATATCCATCGCAACATCCTCATTTCCActactttcatcttctgaacgtgagagttgttgactggccaacactccgccccatgtaacatagtcggtctaaccaccactttgtataacttgcctttaagtttcggtggcaccttcttgtcacataaGACACCTGATGtgatacgatgtgtgacatcaccgTCAATTTCCCCATTTCCTCCCAGAAACTAAAAAGTGCTTCCTTTTTAGGGTATTTAACTATGTATATGCACAGTTATGTTCAAAGGTTTGATCTATTTCGCCAGGTTTCTACTTTTTAGCATACCCCGTttgtttattttagttttatccCTTGTTGTGGTTCAGTCCAAGAAGCTAAATGCTTCCATTTGTAGGTATATAACTATGTATATGCACGCCTTTATGTTCAAAGGTTTGATTATTTTGGGTCTGAAATTTTTGCAGGAAGCAAAAGATTGAGCAACAGAGAAAAAATTTACCAATTGCTGCAGGTATTGCTTTAGTTATTTAATTTGAACCCCTTAGTCTAATGCCTGCTCTTTTttgttgcctttttttttttttttcactcacCCTGTTCTGAGTATTCAATTGTGAGCTGTTTTTCAGTTTATTGACtgttttataataatttttttgttgggaGTTGGCATTTTATTCAATTATTGTATGGCCTGTGGGAAATTTATTCTTTCTTGTAGTTACAGCCAATTTTATTTAGAGATTCTAGGTTACTGTGTAACTGCTCGAGATGACGGGGAttgcattatttttcattttaaggcTATTCTGTTGTTCCGTTTTCAACTAATCGGGGTTTTGGTTTGCTTTATTCTGTAGATTTTAATCTTACGTGTTATTTGATTGACTCTAGTTGAAAGGAGACTCTTGGAGGAGGTGCGGAACAATGACACTCTGATAATTGTTGGAGAAACCGGAAGCGGAAAGACAACTCGTAAGTACTTTGCTACACCTCCTCTTAGATTGACTGACATGTATTTTGAAGCAGAATCATTTTGCATTGCAGTACTTTAAGTACTACTTCAATGATGGTGGTCATTTTATGATGTTGCATAGTGTCAGTTCTAAGGCTTTCCACGGCTTCAGTTGGAGTAGTAAAAAggataactcttttttttttttttaacgaatattgcatctttcttctttatctgTTTGTGTGTGGGTTGGCTTATGTTTGGTTTATCAATCTTTACTGAGGTGTATAAAGGTGTCTATCTGCCTGTTTGTGCAAATCAATCACTATAGAGCTGGTGAAAATTTGAAGATCGATGGCATATATGATTCATTGATTCCCTGGTGAACATGTGACAGATGATGTACGTGTGGATTTAGTAATCACAACACTAAATAATTTCTCAGGTTTATCCTGTTGTGGCCTATATCTTTGCAGAAATACCTCAGTATCTTTTTAAAGGAGGATTTTGCCGTGATGGTGGTATCATTGGGATAACTCAACCTAGACGTGTGGCTGCTATCACTGTTGCTAAACGTGTTGCTGAGGAATGTGGAGTTCCGTTGGGTCAAAAGGTTGGATATGCTATTAGATTTGAAGATGTAACTTCTGGCCaaacaaagatcaaatataTGACAGATGGTTTGCTTCTGAggtaataaggaaaaaaaagtttgatGCATAACATGTATGAGTCTcacttttcttaaaaaaaatgagagtaATATACCCATGACTATTAAGAccgtttggccaagcttctaaaaagcacttttggtgGCAGTTTTTGTTTGGCTGATTAAcctgaaaagcacttttgagcagcaattaatttaaaaagtgtttctaagTGCATTTTCCCAAAATgtgctttttaaaaaagtacttttgagcagcaattaatttaaaaagtgtttctaagTGCATTTTCCCAAAATgtgctttttaaaaaagtacttttggggagAAGCTACTTTTTTCAGCTTCTCAAAAACAACTTCTGCTTctactcaaaagcacttttcTTCCCGCAagagcttggccaaacacctcaactttgaacaaaaAAGCACTTTGGCCAAACCGGCTATATGGGCTCAATTTTTTGCATATATGTGGAGGGATTGTTCATATTCCATGTGGAGTTTACTTCACATCACATGATAGAGCTATATATGATTGAGTCCGGAActaaaatgacccaaaaaaaggtgaagtgaaccaaaataccccaagaaAAAAACGTGGTGCCAAAATACCTTTAACgaggagaagagaggaagaTTAATTTATATATCGAAAACAATATTGGACTTAACTGCAACGGCATTAACtactataaataaaaaataatcaaagtacaacgtTATAGTCCAATAAcacagtaaattactgcgtCATTGTGCTCGTTCTTTTACAACTTCAGTAACACACTTTTTTTGTGTGTTCTTTGCAAAACCACCCCTTCTCTGACACTCTCCACGCCTTCTGTTCCCCACCCTTCCCTGACACTCTCCTTACACCCCCCCACCACCTTACCCCTTTCACTTAACCAATTTTCTAAAGTTTGTAGAGCCACTTCTTATATTATGCTtggctttttctttttaatttttacatgTCGCTTAAgtataaaaatcaaaataagcaCTTACAAAATCTTTTCATGGAAGAAAAAGTAACAGCGTGCTTAAAACTTTCATTTAAATATTAGTTTTCATCTTTGTACGTTCTCCATAAACACAACGATGACATTGTAAGTAGAATTTACACAttaaaaaattacatgaaaatgcaatcataatttttcaaaattgttGGGAAAATAAGTAATTCGaatagtaaaaatattattccatatatttaaaaattgtgaTAATATTTGATTAAGTCATTTATCTTGTGTACACCCTAAAAGATGAATTAAATGATATAAACTATTACCGCCGAAACTTTTAGATTTAGTCATGTATCTTTATACTCTTTAACATCAATAATTTCGTTCAATATAttacacaaaatttaaaatatccgtttcaatttatctCTAGTGAACCTTTTCGGAGTACCTCCAAATCCATCACCGAAaggtcaaactttataactttgacctTAATTTTGTCATAGGTTTTTcgagtttgtaaaaataaaatttatatatatttagaaactacataaaaagtattataagtcatgataatttataattcaaataatttagaaaaaacgTCAGGAAAACATGGTCAAAGAACCACCTCGAAGACTCCCCAAATTGTaataggttcatataaattgaattAGAGGGAATTTTCTCTTGAATGTTAtatacaaattttttaaatatatggaataatatttttacttttcGAAATACTTATTGATTTAGTGTAATATCTAGAACTGTAATATAAACTaacattaaaatattattatattttaaattttgtgtaaTATATTGAAATTATTGATGTTAAAGAGTATAAAGATACATGACTAAATCTAAAACTGTAATAGTTTATATCATTTAATTTTAAGTAGAATTTACACAGATGGTTTATAAACTATTTCAGTTCCTTCAAATAATGTTAGTTTATAATACTAACATTAAAATATTATACTATAAGAAGTGGCTTTAGAAAATTGGTTAAAGTGAAAGTGGGAGagagggggtggggggtgggttAAGGGGAGTGTCAGAGAAGGGGTGGGGAATAGAAGTGGGTAGTGTTGCAAATAACGCACAAAAAAAGTGCATTTATTGAAGTTGTAAAAAAACATGGCAGAATGACGCAGTGATTTACTGCTTATTGGACTTAATTGAGCCGTTACAGTTAAGTCCAAaaacgcagtaaattactgcgttaaagTTACTTTGTATCATGTTTTTttcttggggtattttggttcacttcgtctttttttgggtcattttggttccggactcataCATGATTATCTAAAGCTGTATCTGGAAAAATCAATTGACAAATGTCGGGTGACATGTCGCTTTTACAGGGAAGCATTATTGGATCAATACCTCTCCAAGTATTctgttattattgttgatgaggcGCACGAGCGGACTATCCATACTGATGTATTGCTTGGCTTGTTAAAGAATGTACAGAAAGCAAGGTCAAAATCTATTAATGGACTGGTAAATACTGATCATAATAATTCTACTAACAGTCATGCCTTGGCGGAAAGGACTGACAATCAGAATGACGGGAAAAAGTACAACCCATTGAAATTGATCATCATGTCAGCCAGTCTGGATGCACGAGTTTTCTCCGAGTACTTTGGTGGTGCAAGAGCTGTTCATGTTCAGGGACGGCAGTTTCCTGTCGATATATTCTACACGCATAAGCCTGAGACAGATTGCATAGATGCAGCTTTGATTACTATATTTCAGGTGCTTACATTGATCTTGTTGCTCCGCAAATTAGAGTTTGAACAGATTGACAGTGtcattaaattttcaaaaggcATAGCTGCTTTGTGCCTTTGTTGTTGCTTTCTCATAGTATCTTTTATCAGCTCATAGCTTGATTCGTTACTACATTGGCCTTTTTCCATAGCTAAGTTtaatggtcccttatgtttgagggtaggttcaaaatagtcccttaaggaGCAGAACTGtcaagtgcatacttaagggagcaaaaccatttttgtcattttctctagCATTGGGGGGTTCAATTAGTCAAGTTTACAGTTTGTGATGTTGCTGAATGTCTTATTTTCTGTTCATTCGTTTCCATTGTTTTGCTAGATACATCTAGAGGAGGGTCCAGGTGATGTACTTGTATTCCTTACTGGTCAAGAAGAGATTGAATCAGTTGAGAGGCTTATCCATGAACGCGTCCGACAATTACCTGAATGCAGTAGGAAGCTCTTAACTTTTCCCATATTCTCATCACTTCCCTCTGAGAAGCAAATGAAAGTTTTCATGCCTTCACCAGCTGGATATCGTAAGGTTGAATTGTTTCTTCAGATagcttattttttgaattttgagatggattcaatttttttctatatCTCGGGGTTGCATTTAAGTCTTGTGTGTAACAACATGACTTAAATGAACTTCTTTCATTGAATTGTTCAAACGATAAGTTAATAAGTATTTGCTCCGAGTTGGCAAGCTATGTCCATTAAAACcagattttaattctttcattTGGTGTTTAGGTGATACTGGCAACAAATATTGCTGAGACATCGGTGACTATACCTGGAATTAAGTATGTTGTTGATCCTGGACTGGTGAAAGCACGGACATATGATCCTAAGATGGGAGTTGATTCATTGATCATTGTCACAACATCTAAAGCTCAAGCTCTGCAAAGGAGGTACTTTTGGGGAGAAGCTACTTTTTTCAGCTTCTCAAAAACAGCTTCTGCTTTTACTCAAAAGCACCTTTTCTTCTCCTAAAAGTGCACTTTAGGGGTTTAGCACCCGAAAGTTATAGTTCAGGGGGTAACGTAAACAAGACATAGTTTACGTATAATGATAAAAAATTTGTAGTTTAGGGAGGTTTTATCACCTGAAAGTTATATTTCAGGGGGGTAACATAAACATGGCATAGTTTAAGTATGAAACTAGTAAAAACGTGACAGTTTAGGGGGGGTTTTGATCCATtatctctttttgaaaaacgtttttcaaaataagctgattcTAGAAGCTttgccaaacaggctataaatcACCTCTTTTCCTCAACTAAGTTTATTCAGAAGCATCTTTTGTCCAGCTTTTATAAAATATAGTAGTGGTTTGAACCATAATTCCGTTCTTACTTTTCATTGTTCAAGAATGCACATATACCAATAAGTCCTCACATGCATGGCATGTTCATACTCGTGCTTCATAGATTTTTTTATCTTGGATCTGTATCTACCACTTAGGTACAGATATCCTTCAAAGGGCCAACATAATATTGATGAGATCAACATAGGAAATAGAAGAACTGTAATTGTAACCCTATTTTTTTCCGAAGCACAGAAATTGTGTTTCTTTTCCGGGCAATATATagaagtttaaaattttaaaattgcaGTAAGTAGTGTATTCTTTCCATCTGTCTAATCTTTGGTAGGCGGAGTTGTTTGGTACTTGTATTGGTGGGAGGTAGGAGGTACCTGGTGGAATAATCTAGGTGCCCACAAGCTGGCCTGGATACCAATGTAAAAGAGACAAAGTTAAACCTAAAAATTTCTGTGAGAAGTAGGATTTATATATACAGGAGTGAAATGGATAACAGACCTTTGCTCTAGTTTGGTTATATTG
Coding sequences within it:
- the LOC132057327 gene encoding pre-mRNA-splicing factor ATP-dependent RNA helicase DEAH10-like, with the translated sequence MPSMAANNFSRNTHHQQTKGDFFARKQKIEQQRKNLPIAAVERRLLEEVRNNDTLIIVGETGSGKTTQIPQYLFKGGFCRDGGIIGITQPRRVAAITVAKRVAEECGVPLGQKVGYAIRFEDVTSGQTKIKYMTDGLLLREALLDQYLSKYSVIIVDEAHERTIHTDVLLGLLKNVQKARSKSINGLVNTDHNNSTNSHALAERTDNQNDGKKYNPLKLIIMSASLDARVFSEYFGGARAVHVQGRQFPVDIFYTHKPETDCIDAALITIFQIHLEEGPGDVLVFLTGQEEIESVERLIHERVRQLPECSRKLLTFPIFSSLPSEKQMKVFMPSPAGYRKVILATNIAETSVTIPGIKYVVDPGLVKARTYDPKMGVDSLIIVTTSKAQALQRSGRAGREGPGKCYRLYQESFFEKLTDSTLPEIKRCDLSNVVLQLKALGIDDVINFDFIEKPDRTAIVNSLWSLYLLGAVTEENKLSDVGHQMARLPLDPVYSKALIVASQFGCLKEMLICVAMLSVESIFYAPREKLEESRNALKSFASPEGDHLTLLNVFRAADEFLQKNKTVNSVEKAEKNLRKWCKDNYINSRSLKHARDIHSQILRNVEQMGLRVTSCEDDTLLFRRCLAASFFLKAAMKQPDGAYRVTLSGLIVQIHPSSVLFRAKPECIVFNELVHTNHSYVRNVSRIDYLWLIELAPHLYAVQD